A window from Dehalobacter sp. DCA encodes these proteins:
- a CDS encoding LysR family transcriptional regulator, which translates to MEIKQLKTFSAVAKTGSFSNASELLGYAQPTVTTHIKLLEDELKLKLFERLGHKIKLTEEGKQLLYYAENIIKFSSEALSSFSEKNTKIGKITIGANESFSVVRLPIILKNFIQKYPNAEVNLKFGSVKEIYEALHNNEADIAFFLTREVSYSDLVVETLIEEDIVAVVPPNHPLTLKSSVSILDFENQDLIITQENCTYRAMIQELLSERNIHPHSIIGINNIYAIKQLVMSGLGIAILPRISVEQEIAQKLLDTAL; encoded by the coding sequence ATGGAAATAAAACAATTAAAAACATTTTCCGCAGTAGCAAAAACAGGAAGCTTCAGCAATGCTTCTGAACTTCTTGGATATGCACAGCCAACTGTTACTACTCATATTAAGCTATTAGAAGATGAGCTTAAATTAAAACTATTTGAAAGACTTGGGCATAAAATCAAACTTACTGAAGAAGGAAAGCAATTACTCTATTATGCCGAAAATATAATAAAGTTTTCGTCTGAAGCTTTATCTTCTTTTTCCGAAAAAAATACAAAAATTGGTAAAATCACAATCGGGGCAAACGAATCCTTTAGCGTTGTACGTCTACCTATTATATTAAAAAATTTCATTCAAAAATACCCCAATGCTGAAGTAAATTTAAAATTTGGATCAGTAAAAGAAATTTATGAAGCATTGCATAACAACGAAGCTGATATTGCTTTTTTCCTGACACGCGAAGTAAGTTACTCAGACCTTGTTGTTGAGACATTGATTGAAGAAGATATTGTTGCGGTTGTTCCTCCCAACCACCCTCTAACTTTGAAATCTTCAGTTAGTATTCTTGATTTTGAAAATCAAGATTTAATCATTACACAAGAAAACTGTACTTATCGGGCAATGATTCAGGAATTATTAAGTGAAAGAAATATTCATCCCCACTCTATAATAGGAATAAATAATATTTATGCTATAAAACAGCTTGTAATGAGTGGTCTTGGAATTGCTATTTTACCGCGTATTTCAGTAGAACAGGAAATTGCCCAAAAGCTTCTGGATACAGCCCTTTGA